The Agrobacterium vitis genome has a segment encoding these proteins:
- a CDS encoding methyl-accepting chemotaxis protein, translated as MKLSISSTVIISGVILAVGVVITLATAMQTLQRLKVNGPIYQQIIDSKDLIADILPPPLYLVEAYSLINESALQPDMAAINIDRLKLLKSQYQERRDYWKGTTLPDTLRSKLQQDVLVKGDAFWAQMDQSVVPALTGQNPLELKTALNELKTRFHVHEAAVNELVDMGNVYGKSRETKAAAETASRETISYTLGGTLILLSLASILIVQRRALSPLRHMTTAMTAMAHGDLDTPPPYGDRTDEIGEIAHALSIFRDAGLEKRRLEQEADASRASTEEQRRQRETERAAEAQALRRVVEELGDGLHRLAECNMRTTLDTPFDARFDTLRSDFNDSILTLQTTLKQVLDETGSLQTNSREMRDAADSLAKRTEQQAAALEETAAALEEVASTVKASTTRTRETRSLVRDARDCTTSSNEVVNNAITAMQRIESVSREIGTIIGVIDEIAFQTNLLALNAGVEAARAGEAGKGFAVVAQEVRELAQRSAGAAKQIKSLVDRSSTEVASGVKLVGTAGDALTQIGGFVTKIDDNIDAITKAAEEQAIGLQQISSSVNSLDQMTQQNATMVEETNAISQTLADGAISLAALVNRFQLPATPMARAA; from the coding sequence ATGAAGCTCAGCATATCCTCCACGGTGATCATTTCCGGCGTGATCCTTGCCGTCGGAGTCGTCATCACACTCGCAACAGCCATGCAGACCCTCCAGCGGCTGAAGGTTAACGGACCGATCTATCAGCAGATCATCGACAGCAAGGACCTGATCGCCGATATCCTGCCGCCGCCGCTGTATCTGGTCGAGGCTTATTCCCTGATCAATGAGTCAGCGCTTCAGCCGGATATGGCCGCTATCAATATCGACCGCCTGAAACTGCTGAAAAGCCAGTATCAGGAGCGCCGGGACTATTGGAAAGGCACGACGCTACCCGATACGTTGCGCAGCAAATTGCAGCAGGACGTTCTGGTCAAGGGCGATGCATTCTGGGCGCAGATGGATCAGTCCGTCGTTCCGGCCCTGACCGGCCAAAACCCGCTTGAACTGAAAACAGCCCTCAACGAATTGAAAACGCGCTTCCATGTCCATGAAGCCGCCGTCAACGAACTTGTCGATATGGGCAATGTATATGGCAAGAGCCGCGAAACCAAAGCTGCCGCCGAGACCGCATCACGCGAAACCATCAGCTATACGCTGGGGGGGACGCTGATCCTCCTCAGCCTCGCCTCCATTCTCATCGTTCAACGCCGCGCCCTGTCGCCGCTGCGCCATATGACCACGGCGATGACCGCCATGGCCCATGGCGACCTCGATACGCCTCCTCCCTATGGCGACCGCACTGATGAAATCGGCGAAATCGCCCATGCGCTGTCGATCTTTCGCGATGCCGGTCTGGAAAAGCGCCGCCTGGAGCAGGAGGCCGATGCCAGCCGCGCCAGCACGGAAGAGCAGCGCCGGCAGCGCGAGACTGAGCGCGCCGCCGAGGCGCAAGCCCTGCGACGCGTGGTCGAAGAACTTGGCGACGGTCTGCACCGGTTGGCCGAGTGTAACATGCGCACCACGCTAGACACGCCGTTCGATGCCCGGTTCGACACTCTTCGCAGCGATTTCAACGACTCCATCCTGACGCTTCAGACCACTCTGAAGCAGGTTCTCGATGAGACCGGCTCTCTGCAAACCAATAGCCGCGAGATGCGGGACGCCGCCGACAGCCTGGCCAAGCGCACCGAGCAACAGGCCGCCGCCCTTGAAGAAACCGCAGCAGCGCTCGAAGAGGTTGCCTCGACCGTGAAGGCCTCCACCACAAGAACCCGCGAAACCCGCAGCCTGGTGAGAGATGCCCGTGACTGCACGACGTCCTCCAATGAGGTGGTCAACAATGCCATTACCGCCATGCAGCGAATTGAAAGCGTCTCCCGTGAGATCGGCACGATCATCGGCGTGATCGATGAGATCGCCTTCCAGACCAACCTTCTGGCGCTGAATGCCGGTGTGGAAGCAGCCCGCGCCGGGGAAGCCGGCAAGGGCTTTGCCGTCGTGGCCCAGGAAGTACGTGAACTTGCCCAGCGCTCGGCAGGCGCTGCCAAGCAGATCAAATCGCTGGTGGATCGTTCCAGCACGGAAGTGGCAAGCGGCGTGAAACTGGTGGGAACTGCTGGCGACGCCCTGACCCAGATCGGCGGCTTTGTCACCAAAATCGACGATAATATCGATGCCATCACCAAGGCCGCAGAAGAACAGGCTATAGGCCTTCAGCAGATCAGCAGTTCGGTCAACAGTCTCGACCAGATGACCCAGCAGAATGCTACCATGGTCGAAGAAACCAATGCCATCAGCCAGACACTGGCCGACGGCGCCATCTCGCTGGCAGCCCTCGTCAACCGCTTCCAACTGCCGGCAACCCCCATGGCCCGG
- a CDS encoding WD40 repeat domain-containing protein, translating to MPTVAPLDLEGHVLTAAFLGDIPVFVTAAGAVHRLDGGEQVTETGSGLLTAIKDDHNQTLLTGGEDGKVLRIAHDGTVTELAHVPRKWISVVAAGPQGAVAYGYGKSAFVRLASGAIHPYEEERTVEGLAFAPKGLRIAISRYNGVTLRFAAAEGKPVDLEWKGAHTGVSFSPDNRFVVTTMQENALHGWKLDGAGSDTRHMRMTGYPAKVKSISWSAKGKWLASSGAPAAIVWPFASKDGPMGKAPQELGTRANIMVTQVAFHPAEEVLAIGYIDGMVLAVRLADGKEALLRRPGNGAITSLGWSASGKLLAFGSEAGDCGVIDISG from the coding sequence ATGCCGACTGTTGCCCCGCTCGATCTGGAAGGCCACGTACTGACCGCGGCCTTCCTTGGAGACATTCCGGTTTTCGTCACTGCGGCTGGCGCCGTTCACCGCCTGGATGGCGGCGAGCAGGTCACCGAAACCGGGTCGGGCCTGCTGACCGCCATCAAGGACGACCATAACCAGACGCTTTTGACCGGCGGCGAGGACGGCAAAGTGCTGCGCATCGCTCATGATGGAACGGTCACGGAACTGGCGCACGTGCCACGCAAGTGGATTTCCGTGGTCGCAGCCGGACCGCAAGGCGCGGTTGCCTATGGTTATGGCAAATCCGCCTTCGTACGCTTGGCAAGCGGCGCGATACATCCCTATGAAGAGGAGCGCACGGTCGAGGGTCTTGCCTTTGCCCCCAAGGGCTTGCGCATCGCCATTTCCCGCTACAATGGCGTGACGTTGCGCTTTGCAGCAGCGGAAGGCAAGCCAGTCGATCTGGAATGGAAGGGCGCCCATACTGGCGTCAGTTTTTCGCCCGACAACCGCTTCGTCGTCACCACCATGCAGGAAAATGCCCTGCATGGCTGGAAGCTGGATGGTGCCGGCAGTGATACCCGCCATATGCGCATGACCGGCTATCCCGCTAAGGTCAAGTCAATCTCCTGGTCGGCCAAGGGCAAATGGCTCGCCTCGTCAGGTGCCCCTGCTGCGATCGTCTGGCCCTTTGCCTCCAAGGACGGCCCAATGGGCAAGGCCCCGCAGGAGCTGGGCACACGCGCCAATATCATGGTCACCCAGGTCGCCTTCCACCCCGCAGAAGAGGTGCTGGCCATTGGCTATATCGACGGCATGGTGCTGGCGGTGCGCCTGGCCGATGGCAAGGAGGCGCTACTGCGCCGCCCGGGCAACGGTGCAATCACCAGCCTCGGCTGGAGCGCCAGCGGCAAGCTGCTGGCCTTCGGGTCTGAAGCTGGCGATTGCGGCGTGATAGATATCTCCGGCTGA